GCTTTTCTGGTAGTTTTGCAATTATAGCTATATAATGGTCTTGTAACTCCTGAAGGCGTAGCCCTGCGAGGTCTGTATCATTAGGCCTGCGGTTACGCAATTGTTCTGCCGTGCCGTCTTTATACGGCCAGGGCGGCGCAATGCAATTATATCCTTTACCCGTAAACCAGGCTATCCAGTCATCCCATATATGATGCGAAACAAAAGCCCCGGTGATAAAGACAATTGTTGTGGTAGTAGTTGCTGCAATCATTTTTTTAAATAATGTGTTATGCTAACACATCGCGAATCTCCTCTTTTCGGTCAAACATCTTTTTCGCAAAAGGGCAGAGGGGTATTATCTTCAGGTTTTTTTCCCTTGCAAAAGCTACCGCCTTATCCAGGAGTTTCATCCCGACACCTTTGAACTCGGGGTTGCCAACGGTGTGCTCAATGATGAATTTATCATCTCCTGCCCATACGTACGTCATCAATCCGGCCTGTGTATCGCCTTCAACGGCTTTAAAATGGCCTTTTTTGCCATCATCAAAATGTATTATTTCCATTTGGGTTGTTTCATTTTTTAATGTTAAATCCGGTTTGGTCCGGTAGCGGCACAAACCCTGTTTCGCCCGGTACCGCAGGGAATTCCCTGTTAGTCCAGCGTTGTTTTGCATCTTCTATCATCTCCGGCGATGAAGCTACAAAGTTCCAGTAAATGTGGCGCGGCTCAGGAAATGGCTCCCCGCCGAATATATATACGACAGAATTCTCATTCAGGATGAATTCACATAGCGAAGAATCTTTAGCCACCAGCAATTGCTTGGGCAAAAAGGTATTTCCATCACTCTCAATACTCCCTTCCAATATATATAGTCCGCTTTCTCCAAAAAGGTTGCGTCCGATAGATAACTTTTTTTTGTCGGTGCTTTTCAGTTCCAAAAAATATAGGGGGCTGTATACGGGAACGGGCGATTTCCTGCCAAAGGCTTCACCCGCGATAAGCTTTACAGAAACCCCGTCGATATCCCATACAGGGAGTTCCTCCTCGGTTATATGCGCAAAAGATGGCTCCATCTGCTCCAGTTCTTTCGGAAGCGCCACCCATATTTGCAGGCCGTGCAGGTGCTTCTCGGAATGGCGGAGGTGCTCGGGTGTGCGCTCTGAATGTACGATGCCTTTCCCGGCGGTCATCCAGTTCACCTGCCCCGGGGTAATTTCTATTTCGGTACCTAAACTGTCGCGATGCATGATGCTGCCTTCGAATAAATAGGTAAGGGTAGAAAGGCCGATATGCGGGTGCGGCCCCACATCCATATTCTCGTTGTCTTTAAGCGCTACCGGGCCCATATGGTCTATAAAGGCAAATGGCCCTACGGTACGCTTTTCCCTAAAAGGTAAGAGTCTTCCAACAAGGAAATTGCCTATATCACTGGGACGCTCTTCTATAATCAGGCTTATATTGGACATAGCTATTTTTTTACAGCGTTAAGTTACGGAATATTATCTATATATTAACTATTGGCTTACAGTTGCTTACTGTTTTGTACTGAAGTTTTCTGACAGCCACAGGGCAGAAAGGTGTATATCTTCTGACGTCAGACCGTGGCCTGTAGCAATCTGGTGAGCGTCGACCCGGAAACTAAGATTTTTGAGGTTTTCAACATAAGCAGCCGTATCCGCAGGATGTACCGTAGGGTCAAAGCTGCCCGAGCTGAGGAATATTTTTGTATTGCCTTTAGCGCCGGAGAGTGCCATCTTTTTAAATGGCTGCATGGGCCTGTACAGTATTGCCCCTGCCAACAGATCGGGGTACTTTACAAGCGTTGCCCCAGCGATATTCGCCCCATTGGAATATCCGAGAGCAATTATCTTGTCAGGGTCAAAACCTTCTTTTGCAGAAAGGCCTTTAATAAAAGCCGCCATTTCATCGGTACGGAAAGCAAGGTCTTCTTCATCAAAGATACCCATGCCCAGCCTTTTGAAGAAACGCGGCATTCCGTTCTCGGATACATTGCCGCGAAGGCTCAGGATATTGTAGCTCTTGCCAAAGTTTTCTGCCAAAGGTAGCATATCATTTTCATCGCCGCCCGTACCGTGCAACAGGAGCAGGGTATAGGCATCAGGGTTTCCGGATGCTTTATAGATGTATTTTAAAGGTTGAAAGTTCATGATTGTTATTTTTTAAAGGTTTTTGTCATTCTGACGAAGGAAGAATCTCTTTGATATATTGAGATTCTTCACTTCGCAGACTTCGTTCAGAATGACATACGGTAATTAATTTATAGTAACCAAATGCGCCTCGATATCCTCGCGGCGTGATTCATACTGGGCAGGCAATTTCAGGTTTTTGCCAAGCTCTTCCAGCGGTTCATCGACAGTAAAGCCGGGATTATCGGTAGCAATCTCGAATAATACGCCGCCCGGTTCCCTGAAATACAGGCTGTGAAAGTAATTACGGTCGATCTGAGGGGTGATGTTCAGTCCGGCAGCGGCCACTTTTTCCCTAAAATGCATCAGGATTTCGTCATTTGCAACCCTGAAGGCTACGTGGTGTATTGTTCCGTTGGCTACATGGCCCAGTTTTTCCTCTTTCAGTTCTACAATGTCAACGATAGCTGCATTTTCAACCGCATTCGTTACAAAACGGTTGCGGGTAACCTCTGTCGCGGCAAGCCTGTACCCGAAAATATCGGTCAGTATCCTTGCGGTGCCCGCCATATTGTTCAGCGTAAGGGTAATATTATGGAATCCCCTCAATGCTGCATCGGCGCCCACTTCTTCTGTGGTCCATGGCTTGCGGCTGTCATTGGCTACTTCTGTCAGTTCCAGCTTCAGTCCGTCCGGGTCAAGGAAAGTAAGGTAGCGTTCGCCGAATTTCTCAGCAGGTTTGTTATAGATGACGTTATATTTCTCAAAACGGTCAATCCAGAACTCGAGGCTGCCTTTTGGTACGGAATAGCCTATCTCTGTCGCCATACCCGCACCCCTGCGGCCCTGCGGTATGCCGTTGCCCCACGGGAAGAAGGTCAGTATCGTACCGGCGCTTCCTGTTTCGTCGCCAAAGTAAAAGTGGTACGTGCCGGGATCGTCAAAATTTACTGTTTTTTTGATGAAGCGAAGCCCTAATATTTTAGAGTAAAAATTGAAGTTGCATTGCGCATCACCGGCAATTGCTGTAATATGGTGAAGGCCTAAAATTGTATTTTCCATGATGTTTATATATTTAAATTTGATAGTGTAAAATTACATCCATCAACGCTTCAAAACATTGAACTGGGACAAGAAAGACAGACAGACATAAAGCTTCAGTAGAAAACTTTATGACATCATCAACATAATTTTAATATATCTATGGGAAAGGGTCGCTGCGCAAAGCGTTAATTTTGAATGTAATAAAACAACCTCTCATGAGATCTACAACCAACACATTATATATGTTTGCCGCCGCCGCCGCGCTGGCGCTTTCATCCTGTAAAGATAAAGATATGAAACAGGAGGGAACCACGACCGATATGGACATTACCTCCGACACTGTAAAACCTGCAAGTTCTGACGCGGTACCGGCAGAAGACTCAACAGCGATAAACCCGGATACTATAATGGGTCCGTAAGGCCCGGCCTAAAATATACAATTATGAAAAAGACAATTTTAAGGAATGCCCT
Above is a genomic segment from Flavobacterium album containing:
- a CDS encoding pirin family protein, which codes for MSNISLIIEERPSDIGNFLVGRLLPFREKRTVGPFAFIDHMGPVALKDNENMDVGPHPHIGLSTLTYLFEGSIMHRDSLGTEIEITPGQVNWMTAGKGIVHSERTPEHLRHSEKHLHGLQIWVALPKELEQMEPSFAHITEEELPVWDIDGVSVKLIAGEAFGRKSPVPVYSPLYFLELKSTDKKKLSIGRNLFGESGLYILEGSIESDGNTFLPKQLLVAKDSSLCEFILNENSVVYIFGGEPFPEPRHIYWNFVASSPEMIEDAKQRWTNREFPAVPGETGFVPLPDQTGFNIKK
- a CDS encoding alpha/beta hydrolase, producing MNFQPLKYIYKASGNPDAYTLLLLHGTGGDENDMLPLAENFGKSYNILSLRGNVSENGMPRFFKRLGMGIFDEEDLAFRTDEMAAFIKGLSAKEGFDPDKIIALGYSNGANIAGATLVKYPDLLAGAILYRPMQPFKKMALSGAKGNTKIFLSSGSFDPTVHPADTAAYVENLKNLSFRVDAHQIATGHGLTSEDIHLSALWLSENFSTKQ
- a CDS encoding GNAT family N-acetyltransferase, whose amino-acid sequence is MEIIHFDDGKKGHFKAVEGDTQAGLMTYVWAGDDKFIIEHTVGNPEFKGVGMKLLDKAVAFAREKNLKIIPLCPFAKKMFDRKEEIRDVLA
- a CDS encoding ring-cleaving dioxygenase — its product is MENTILGLHHITAIAGDAQCNFNFYSKILGLRFIKKTVNFDDPGTYHFYFGDETGSAGTILTFFPWGNGIPQGRRGAGMATEIGYSVPKGSLEFWIDRFEKYNVIYNKPAEKFGERYLTFLDPDGLKLELTEVANDSRKPWTTEEVGADAALRGFHNITLTLNNMAGTARILTDIFGYRLAATEVTRNRFVTNAVENAAIVDIVELKEEKLGHVANGTIHHVAFRVANDEILMHFREKVAAAGLNITPQIDRNYFHSLYFREPGGVLFEIATDNPGFTVDEPLEELGKNLKLPAQYESRREDIEAHLVTIN